The genomic stretch AAATAGTGGAGGAGATGATTCAGAACATACATCAAGTGCTGACAATACAGAAAGTACTTCAGATGAATAATTATTATCCACTTAAAAACTTTTTTTTATTTATTTTATTACACTTCTAATTCTCTTTTTTTAAAATTTCATTTAATGTAAGATTACTCCTTAAATCTTTAAAAGAGAATTTATAAAATTATTAATCTTAATATTTTTGTAAAAATTTTCTTTAATATTTAAAGAATTAAGAAATATTAAAAAAAAATAAAATAAAATAAAATCTATAATATTTAACAATTTTAAAATCAAATTAAAACAAAAACAAAATGTATAAAGGTGAAACAATGAAAGAAAACAAAGAATTTGCTTTAAAGGTAAAGAGCATTAGAGAAAGGCAAAACATGAGTGTTGAAGAGCTTGCTGAAAAAAGTGATGTAAAGCTTGATGTTCTTAAAGCTATGGAAAGCGGAGAAATCATTCCCTCCCTTACTCCACTTACTAAAATAGCAAAGGCTCTTGGTGTAAGGCTTGGAACTTTCCTCGATGATACACCGCAACTTGGACCTGTTCTAGTAAGAGGAGGAAGGCCAAATAATGTATTATATTTCTCAGGAAGAGAAGATGTTACAAATGCAAGTAACTTAGAATTCCATTCATTAGGTGCAGGTAAAATCGATAGAAACATTGATCCATTTATAATTGATATCAGTTATGAAGAAGATTATAAATTATCATCTCACGAAGGAGAAGAGTTTATTTATGTACTTGAAGGAGAAATTGAGGTAGAATATGGTAAAGATAAATTTACTGTAGCTGCAGGTGACAGTATCTTCTATGATTCTGTAGTTCCACATCATTTACACTCTATTAAAGATAAAGCAAAAATATTAGCTGTTTTATATACTCCTTATTAAATATTATAATCAATATTTTTGATATTAAAAATATTATATTAATTTAAAATTGGGATAAAATGTATAAAAACACTATAATTCCACAATTTAGTGATTTGGATGGCCTGAGACATGTAAACAATAACATTATTGGAAGATGGTTTGAATTTGGAAGGAATGAATTATTTAAATTTTTTACCCCAAATCTTGAAGTAAATCATAAAACATGGAAACTAATAATGTTAAAAAGTGAATATGACTTTCTAGATCAGATTTACTATGGACAAGATGTAGAAATTTTAACTTATATTCTGCATATTGGAAATACTTCATTTATTATTGGTAATGAGGCATGGCAAGATGGTAAATTAAAAGCTAAAGGAAAAGCCGTGATTGTTCATTATGACTATATTGAAGAATGTAAAATGCCTATACCTGAAGATATTAAAAATGAGCTAAGTAAACACTTAATTAAAGAAGAAGATATTGGAAAAATTTATAAAGCAAATGTGGAATAATAAAATACTTTGATAAATTCTAAAAAGTTATAATGAATTAAAAGTAGCCTTTATACTGAAAATATAACTTTTTAAAGAATTTAAAATATTTATACTTAATAAGTTTTTTAAAGAATTTAAAATATTTATACTTAATAAGTTTTTTAAAGAATTTAAAATATTTATACTTAATAAGTTTTTTAAAGAATTTAAATTATTTATACTTAAATTTAAGATAAAACTGAATTATAATAAATAAAAAAATTATTAAATCATTAGAAATGGTGAAAATATGAGTGAACTATTTACTGAACTTTCCCTTGGGAAGTTCTTTGAAAGCCAAGTGGAAAAACAACCAGATCATGAATTTATTGTTTATCCAGATAGAAACCTTAGATTTACTTACAAAGAGTTTGATGAAAGAGTAGACAATATGGCAAAAGGTTTACTTGCAATTGGAATTGAAAAAGGAGACCATGTAGGTATTTGGGCAAAAAATGTGCCGGAATGGTTAACTTTTATGTTTGCAACTGCTAAAATAGGTGCAACAATTGTAACTGTAAACACTGCTTATCAATCTCATGAATTAGAATATGTATTAAAACAATCAGATATGAAAGCTTTAGCAATGACTGATGTATTTAGAGATATAAATTACTTCGATATTATTCATGAACTTGTTCCTGAGATGAAAACAAGTGCTAGAGGTAATTTAAAT from Methanobrevibacter olleyae encodes the following:
- a CDS encoding XRE family transcriptional regulator, translated to MKENKEFALKVKSIRERQNMSVEELAEKSDVKLDVLKAMESGEIIPSLTPLTKIAKALGVRLGTFLDDTPQLGPVLVRGGRPNNVLYFSGREDVTNASNLEFHSLGAGKIDRNIDPFIIDISYEEDYKLSSHEGEEFIYVLEGEIEVEYGKDKFTVAAGDSIFYDSVVPHHLHSIKDKAKILAVLYTPY
- a CDS encoding acyl-CoA thioesterase, with the translated sequence MYKNTIIPQFSDLDGLRHVNNNIIGRWFEFGRNELFKFFTPNLEVNHKTWKLIMLKSEYDFLDQIYYGQDVEILTYILHIGNTSFIIGNEAWQDGKLKAKGKAVIVHYDYIEECKMPIPEDIKNELSKHLIKEEDIGKIYKANVE